A single genomic interval of Mycobacterium sp. DL592 harbors:
- a CDS encoding phosphotransferase family protein, with product MSDVSTIPRHPSDVTPAWLATILAGRGTATNVTSVDVRPVGTGQTGATFRVNATYSANPHGVPQTFILKLPSGDDAVRDRVALGYRSESAFYQSVADRVTIPIPQCFHCEITDDGASFALLLADQAPAVQGDQIAGCGVEQARLAVRALAGLHGPTWCDPHWRTFEGLAMSVTGEDAIRGMGEISKMAAGITRDKLAGKLSDADAETLSSSMAVVTPWLLHAPDRFALLHGDYRLDNLLFDGDRVTVVDWQTLGVGLAGRDLAYFTGTSLEPDVRAAVEKDLVAEYHEALIEQGVEEYDLATCWQDYLLGMIQVPLISALGCAFSIETERGDDMMAAMLRRGCQAIRDLGTLDLIGAE from the coding sequence ATGAGCGATGTGTCTACCATTCCCCGGCATCCCTCCGACGTCACCCCCGCCTGGCTGGCGACGATTCTCGCCGGACGCGGAACGGCGACGAACGTCACCTCGGTGGACGTGCGCCCCGTCGGAACCGGGCAGACCGGTGCCACCTTTCGGGTGAACGCCACCTACAGCGCCAATCCGCACGGCGTGCCGCAGACGTTCATCCTCAAACTGCCCTCGGGTGACGACGCCGTGCGCGACCGCGTGGCATTGGGCTACCGCAGCGAGAGCGCCTTCTATCAGTCCGTCGCCGACCGGGTCACCATCCCCATCCCGCAGTGCTTCCACTGTGAGATCACCGACGACGGGGCCAGTTTCGCCCTCCTGCTGGCAGACCAGGCACCCGCGGTGCAGGGCGACCAGATCGCCGGCTGCGGCGTCGAGCAGGCCCGGCTGGCCGTCCGGGCCCTGGCCGGGCTGCACGGGCCCACCTGGTGCGACCCGCACTGGCGGACCTTCGAAGGTCTGGCCATGTCGGTCACCGGCGAGGACGCCATCCGCGGCATGGGCGAGATCTCCAAGATGGCCGCCGGCATCACCAGGGACAAGCTCGCGGGCAAGCTCAGTGACGCCGACGCCGAGACCCTGTCCTCATCGATGGCTGTGGTCACGCCGTGGCTGCTGCACGCGCCCGACCGGTTTGCGCTGCTGCACGGCGACTACCGGCTGGACAACCTGCTCTTCGACGGCGATCGGGTCACCGTGGTCGACTGGCAGACGCTCGGCGTGGGACTTGCCGGCCGCGACCTCGCCTACTTCACCGGGACGAGTCTGGAGCCCGATGTCCGGGCGGCGGTGGAAAAGGACCTTGTCGCCGAGTATCACGAGGCACTGATCGAGCAGGGTGTCGAGGAATATGACCTGGCGACCTGCTGGCAGGACTACTTGCTCGGCATGATCCAGGTGCCGTTGATCTCCGCCCTGGGGTGCGCGTTTTCCATCGAGACCGAGCGCGGCGATGACATGATGGCCGCGATGTTGCGCCGCGGCTGCCAGGCCATCCGCGACCTGGGCACCCTCGATCTCATTGGCGCCGAGTAG
- a CDS encoding NAD(P)/FAD-dependent oxidoreductase, whose product MGDALPRTAIIGAGISGLTSGKMLTDYGVPYTTFELSDRIGGNWAFGNPNGLSSAYRSLHIDTSKQRLSFKDFPIPEHFPSFPHHSDIKTYLDAYAEAFRLLDNIEFNNGITHAARRADGGWDITDQRGDTREFDLLVVGNGHHWDARYPDFAGEFTGETIHSHHYIDPQTPLNLTGKRILVVGIGNSAADITVELSSKTLQNTVALSTRSSAWIVPKYIAGRPGDSIWRTSPYLPLSWQRKAVQLMAPAMGIDPTLYGLPAPNHKLFEAHPTQSVELPLRLGSGDVIPKPNVARLDGDTVHFEDGTSAVFDAIVYATGYNITFPFFDPDFISAPGNDIRIYKRMFAPGMDNLVFIGFAQAVPTLFPFIECQAKLMAAYAIGRYALPPVAEMERVIDADQKKYVGHCVDRPRHTQQVDYFHYEHDIRTREFPAGLKRAELRRRRTREAV is encoded by the coding sequence ATGGGTGATGCCCTGCCGCGCACCGCGATCATCGGTGCGGGAATCAGTGGACTCACATCGGGCAAGATGCTGACCGACTACGGGGTTCCGTACACCACCTTCGAGCTGTCCGACCGCATCGGTGGCAACTGGGCCTTCGGTAACCCCAACGGACTCTCCAGCGCCTACCGGTCGCTGCACATCGACACCTCCAAGCAGCGGTTGTCGTTCAAGGACTTTCCGATCCCCGAGCACTTCCCCTCCTTCCCGCACCACAGCGACATCAAGACCTATCTCGACGCCTACGCCGAGGCGTTCCGGTTACTGGACAACATCGAGTTCAACAACGGCATCACGCATGCCGCCCGGCGAGCCGACGGCGGGTGGGACATCACCGACCAGCGTGGTGACACCCGCGAGTTCGACCTGCTGGTGGTCGGCAACGGCCATCACTGGGATGCGCGCTATCCGGACTTCGCAGGTGAATTCACCGGCGAGACAATCCATTCCCACCACTACATCGACCCGCAGACGCCGCTGAACCTCACCGGTAAGCGCATCCTGGTGGTGGGCATCGGCAACAGCGCGGCCGACATCACCGTCGAACTGTCGTCGAAGACTCTGCAGAATACCGTCGCACTCTCGACGCGTTCGAGCGCCTGGATCGTGCCCAAGTACATCGCCGGGCGCCCCGGTGACTCGATCTGGCGTACCTCGCCGTACCTGCCGTTGTCATGGCAGCGTAAGGCCGTCCAACTAATGGCGCCGGCGATGGGAATCGACCCCACCCTCTACGGTCTCCCCGCGCCGAATCACAAACTGTTCGAAGCACATCCGACGCAGTCGGTGGAGCTGCCCCTGCGTCTGGGCTCAGGGGACGTCATCCCCAAACCGAACGTCGCACGGCTCGACGGTGACACCGTGCACTTCGAGGACGGCACCAGCGCGGTGTTCGATGCGATCGTCTACGCCACCGGTTACAACATCACCTTCCCGTTCTTCGACCCCGACTTCATCAGCGCTCCGGGCAACGACATCCGGATCTACAAGCGAATGTTCGCCCCCGGCATGGACAATCTGGTGTTCATCGGCTTCGCCCAGGCCGTCCCCACCCTGTTCCCGTTCATCGAGTGCCAGGCCAAGCTGATGGCCGCCTACGCCATCGGCCGCTACGCCCTGCCGCCGGTCGCCGAGATGGAGCGGGTGATCGACGCCGACCAGAAGAAGTACGTCGGCCACTGCGTCGACCGTCCCCGCCACACCCAGCAGGTCGACTACTTCCACTACGAGCACGACATCCGCACCCGCGAGTTCCCCGCCGGTCTCAAGCGCGCCGAACTCCGTCGTCGCCGCACCAGGGAAGCTGTATGA
- a CDS encoding alpha/beta hydrolase yields MTPTDITFDSAGVLCSGWHFAGEGDRHLGPAGRPVVVMGHGFGGTKDSGLGPFAERISQEGIDVLAFDYRGFGASEGSPRQTVSVAGQITDFESAVAAAKRLPDVDPNRIVLWGSSMSGGHVLQVAARRPDIAAVIAMTPLTSGLAASRAAIAHRDVGSALKWTAIGLKSRADVTRGRRPTMMPLVARPGEPGGLTLDGAYESYTALAGPTWRNEVDAAAGLQLASIRTAQAAKQLRCPALFQIADFDRYVPADSVAATAVLARGQVHHYPCDHFDVWPGHAWFDRAADDQVAFLQRTLLSTSSSPDRLRSIPQ; encoded by the coding sequence ATGACGCCCACCGATATCACCTTCGACTCAGCCGGAGTGCTCTGCAGCGGATGGCATTTCGCCGGCGAGGGTGATCGCCACCTAGGACCTGCGGGCAGGCCGGTGGTGGTGATGGGCCACGGCTTCGGCGGCACCAAGGACTCCGGGCTGGGCCCGTTCGCCGAACGCATCAGCCAGGAGGGCATTGACGTGCTGGCCTTCGATTACCGCGGCTTCGGCGCCTCGGAAGGCTCACCGCGCCAGACGGTCTCGGTGGCCGGGCAGATCACCGACTTCGAATCGGCGGTCGCGGCGGCCAAACGGCTACCCGACGTCGACCCGAATCGGATCGTGCTCTGGGGGTCCTCGATGTCTGGTGGTCATGTCCTGCAGGTGGCCGCCAGACGCCCCGACATCGCGGCCGTCATCGCCATGACACCGCTGACCAGCGGCCTGGCGGCCAGTCGCGCCGCCATCGCGCACCGCGACGTCGGATCGGCACTGAAGTGGACGGCGATCGGGCTCAAGAGCCGCGCTGACGTGACCCGCGGCCGACGTCCCACGATGATGCCCCTGGTGGCCCGCCCCGGTGAGCCCGGCGGGCTGACACTGGACGGCGCATATGAGAGCTACACGGCACTCGCCGGGCCGACGTGGCGCAACGAGGTCGACGCGGCAGCGGGTCTTCAACTCGCGAGCATCCGAACGGCGCAGGCCGCCAAGCAGTTACGCTGCCCCGCGCTGTTCCAGATCGCCGACTTCGACCGCTACGTGCCCGCCGACTCGGTAGCCGCCACTGCGGTTCTGGCCCGCGGGCAGGTGCATCACTACCCGTGTGACCACTTCGACGTCTGGCCCGGTCACGCCTGGTTCGACCGGGCCGCCGACGATCAGGTCGCGTTCCTGCAGCGCACCCTGCTCAGTACTTCGTCGAGCCCTGATCGATTGAGATCGATTCCGCAGTAA
- a CDS encoding mycofactocin-coupled SDR family oxidoreductase, producing MSGRLAGRVAFITGAARGQGRAHAVRMAREGADIIAVDVAGPLPDCVPYTPASPEDLADTVTLVEDTGRRIVAATVDTRDHHGLKEAVAQAVAVLGRLDIIVANAGITAPAAWDDITPEAFRDVMDVNVTGTWNTVMAGAPSIIEGGRGGSIILISSAAGIKMQPFMVHYTASKHAVTGMARAFAAELGKHNVRVNSVHPGPVNTDMGTGDMVAALGKAMETNPALDRMLTPFLPIYIAEPEDIADTVCWLASDESKLITAESISIDQGSTKY from the coding sequence GTGAGCGGCCGACTCGCCGGCAGGGTTGCCTTCATCACCGGTGCGGCCCGCGGGCAGGGCCGCGCGCACGCCGTGCGAATGGCCCGCGAGGGCGCCGACATCATCGCCGTCGACGTCGCCGGTCCGCTACCGGACTGTGTACCCTACACGCCGGCCTCCCCCGAGGACCTCGCCGATACGGTGACACTCGTCGAGGACACCGGCCGCCGGATCGTGGCGGCCACCGTCGACACCCGCGACCATCACGGCCTCAAAGAGGCTGTGGCGCAGGCTGTTGCAGTGCTGGGACGACTCGACATCATCGTCGCCAACGCGGGGATCACCGCACCCGCAGCCTGGGATGACATCACCCCGGAGGCATTCCGCGACGTGATGGACGTCAACGTCACCGGCACCTGGAACACGGTCATGGCGGGGGCGCCCAGCATCATCGAAGGCGGCCGCGGCGGCTCGATCATCCTGATCAGTTCGGCGGCCGGCATCAAGATGCAGCCGTTCATGGTGCACTACACGGCCAGTAAGCATGCCGTCACGGGGATGGCGCGCGCCTTCGCCGCCGAGCTCGGCAAGCACAACGTCCGTGTCAACAGCGTCCACCCGGGACCGGTCAACACCGACATGGGAACCGGCGACATGGTGGCAGCCCTTGGCAAGGCGATGGAGACTAATCCCGCCCTGGACAGGATGCTCACACCGTTCCTGCCGATCTATATCGCCGAACCCGAGGATATCGCCGACACCGTGTGCTGGCTGGCCAGTGATGAGTCGAAACTGATTACTGCGGAATCGATCTCAATCGATCAGGGCTCGACGAAGTACTGA
- a CDS encoding acyl-CoA dehydrogenase family protein, which produces MSPVVAVSDDDFREILAQTRHFVRSAVVPRESEIVAEDKVPDDLRDQAMKMGLFGYAIPQQWGGLGLDITQDVELAMELGYTCLALRSMFGTNNGIAGQVLVGFGTDEQRTRWLEPIATGEVVASFALTEPGAGSNPSGLKTKAVRDGGNWVINGSKQYITNAPVADLFIVFARTRPADDKGAGIAVFLVPAGTPGVEVGVKDAKMGQEGAWTADVTFTDVRVGDDALIGGSEDHGYRAAMTSLARGRIHIAALAVGAAQRALDESVAYAATATQGGTPIGTFQLVQAMLADQQAGVMAGRALARDAARKWLDDEDRRIAPSVAKLFCTEMAGKVADLAVQVHGGAGYMRGVPVERIYREVRLLRLYEGTSEIQRLIIGGGLVKEAQRNR; this is translated from the coding sequence ATGAGCCCGGTTGTAGCTGTCAGCGACGACGACTTCCGCGAGATCCTGGCCCAGACCCGCCACTTCGTCCGCTCCGCCGTCGTGCCGCGGGAGTCGGAGATCGTCGCCGAAGACAAAGTGCCTGACGACCTGCGTGACCAGGCCATGAAGATGGGCCTGTTCGGCTACGCGATCCCCCAGCAGTGGGGTGGCCTCGGCCTGGACATCACCCAGGACGTGGAACTGGCCATGGAACTCGGCTACACCTGCCTGGCGCTGCGGTCGATGTTCGGCACCAACAACGGCATCGCCGGCCAGGTACTCGTCGGCTTCGGCACCGACGAGCAGCGCACCCGGTGGCTGGAGCCGATCGCCACCGGCGAGGTCGTCGCCTCCTTCGCGCTGACCGAGCCCGGCGCGGGGTCCAACCCGTCAGGGCTGAAGACGAAAGCCGTTCGCGACGGCGGCAACTGGGTGATCAACGGCAGCAAGCAGTACATCACCAACGCACCGGTGGCTGATCTGTTCATCGTGTTCGCCCGCACCCGGCCCGCCGACGACAAGGGCGCAGGCATCGCGGTGTTCCTGGTGCCGGCCGGCACTCCCGGCGTCGAGGTCGGGGTCAAGGACGCCAAGATGGGCCAGGAGGGCGCCTGGACCGCGGATGTGACCTTCACCGACGTCCGGGTCGGCGACGACGCGTTGATCGGCGGCAGCGAGGACCACGGCTACCGGGCGGCGATGACGTCGCTGGCGCGCGGACGCATTCACATCGCGGCACTGGCGGTCGGCGCCGCACAACGCGCACTGGACGAGTCGGTGGCCTATGCCGCGACAGCCACCCAGGGCGGCACCCCGATCGGCACCTTCCAACTCGTGCAGGCGATGCTGGCCGACCAGCAGGCCGGCGTGATGGCGGGCCGCGCACTGGCCCGCGACGCGGCCCGCAAATGGCTGGACGACGAGGACCGCCGGATAGCGCCTTCGGTGGCCAAGCTGTTCTGCACCGAGATGGCGGGCAAGGTCGCCGACCTTGCCGTGCAGGTACACGGTGGCGCCGGATACATGCGCGGCGTGCCGGTCGAGCGGATCTACCGAGAGGTGCGTTTGTTGCGGCTCTACGAGGGCACCAGTGAAATTCAGCGCCTCATCATCGGTGGCGGTCTGGTCAAGGAAGCGCAGCGCAACCGGTGA
- the fabG gene encoding 3-oxoacyl-ACP reductase FabG: MSLLAGQTAVVTGGAQGLGFAIAEQFIAEGARVVIGDINLEATEAAAEKLGGADVARAVKCDVTSYADVEALVDAAVEQFGRFDIMVNNAGITRDATLRKMTEDEFDQVISVHLKGTWNGLRKAASVMREQRSGAIVNMSSISGKVGMIGQTNYSAAKAGIVGMTKAASKELAHLGVRVNAIQPGLIRSAMTEAMPQRIWDSKVAEVPMGRAGEPAEVAKVALFLASDLSSYMTGTVLEVTGGRHL; this comes from the coding sequence ATGTCGTTGCTGGCCGGCCAGACGGCAGTCGTCACGGGTGGGGCGCAGGGCCTCGGCTTTGCGATCGCCGAGCAGTTCATCGCCGAGGGTGCCAGGGTGGTGATCGGCGACATCAACCTCGAGGCCACCGAGGCGGCGGCGGAGAAACTCGGCGGTGCCGACGTCGCCCGGGCGGTGAAGTGCGATGTGACGTCCTACGCCGACGTCGAGGCTCTGGTCGACGCCGCCGTCGAGCAGTTCGGGCGCTTCGACATCATGGTCAACAACGCGGGCATCACCCGCGACGCCACCCTGCGCAAGATGACCGAGGACGAGTTCGACCAGGTCATCTCGGTGCACCTGAAGGGCACCTGGAACGGTCTGCGGAAAGCCGCCTCGGTCATGCGCGAGCAGCGCAGCGGAGCAATAGTGAACATGTCGTCGATCTCCGGCAAGGTCGGCATGATCGGGCAGACGAACTACTCGGCGGCCAAGGCCGGGATCGTCGGAATGACGAAGGCGGCCTCCAAGGAGCTGGCGCACCTCGGGGTGCGCGTCAACGCCATCCAGCCCGGTCTGATCCGTTCCGCCATGACCGAGGCGATGCCGCAACGCATTTGGGACTCCAAGGTCGCCGAGGTGCCCATGGGGCGCGCCGGTGAGCCCGCCGAGGTGGCTAAGGTGGCGCTGTTTCTGGCCTCCGACCTGTCGTCATACATGACGGGCACGGTCCTCGAGGTCACCGGGGGACGGCACCTCTGA
- a CDS encoding acetyl-CoA C-acetyltransferase has translation MPTAVICEPVRTPIGRYGGMFQSLTAVELGVAALTGLLQRTGVPPEAVEDVIFGHCYPNSEAPAIGRVVALDAGLPVTVPGMQVDRRCGSGLQAVIQACLQVASGDNDLVVAGGAESMSNVAFYSIDMRWGGARHGVTVHDGLARGRTTAGGKFYPVPGGMLETAENLRRQYGISRQEQDELAVTSHQRAVAAQSSGVLAEEIIAVTVPTRGGEQLIDTDEHPRADTTVESLAKLKPVLLNQDPDATVTAGNSSGQNDAASACLVTTPEKAAELGLRPLVRLVSWASAGVGPEVMGIGPVPATAAALQKAGLELADIDVIELNEAFAAQALAVMREWKFTDADLERTNVRGSGISLGHPVGATGGRMLATLARELHLRDGRYGLETMCIGGGQGLAAVFERVGV, from the coding sequence ATGCCGACAGCGGTCATCTGCGAGCCGGTTCGCACACCGATCGGCCGCTACGGCGGGATGTTCCAGTCGCTCACGGCCGTCGAGTTGGGAGTCGCCGCGCTGACGGGACTGCTGCAGCGCACCGGCGTCCCCCCGGAAGCCGTCGAGGACGTCATCTTCGGACACTGCTACCCCAACAGCGAAGCACCCGCGATAGGCCGGGTGGTCGCACTCGACGCCGGTCTGCCCGTCACCGTGCCGGGCATGCAAGTGGACCGCCGGTGCGGGTCGGGCCTGCAGGCGGTGATTCAGGCCTGCCTCCAAGTCGCTTCGGGTGACAACGATCTCGTCGTCGCCGGTGGCGCGGAGAGCATGAGCAACGTCGCCTTCTACTCCATCGACATGCGGTGGGGAGGTGCCCGGCACGGTGTCACGGTGCACGACGGGCTGGCGCGCGGCCGCACGACTGCAGGCGGCAAGTTCTATCCGGTGCCCGGCGGCATGCTCGAGACCGCGGAGAACCTGCGCCGCCAGTACGGCATCTCGCGGCAGGAGCAGGACGAGTTGGCGGTCACCTCGCACCAGCGGGCGGTCGCCGCGCAGAGCAGCGGCGTTCTCGCCGAGGAGATCATCGCGGTCACGGTGCCCACCCGCGGTGGTGAGCAGCTCATCGACACCGACGAACACCCGCGCGCCGACACGACCGTCGAGTCGCTGGCGAAGCTCAAACCCGTTCTGCTCAACCAGGATCCCGACGCGACCGTGACGGCCGGAAACTCGAGCGGCCAGAACGACGCCGCATCAGCCTGCCTGGTCACCACCCCCGAGAAGGCCGCCGAACTGGGTCTGCGGCCACTGGTCCGGCTGGTCTCGTGGGCCTCGGCCGGGGTGGGCCCGGAGGTCATGGGCATCGGCCCGGTGCCGGCTACCGCAGCAGCGCTGCAAAAGGCCGGCCTGGAACTGGCCGACATCGACGTCATCGAACTCAACGAGGCCTTCGCCGCCCAAGCACTGGCGGTGATGCGGGAGTGGAAGTTCACCGACGCCGACCTCGAGCGCACCAACGTGCGCGGGTCGGGTATCTCGCTGGGCCACCCGGTGGGCGCTACCGGTGGGCGGATGCTCGCCACGCTGGCCCGCGAACTGCACCTGCGCGACGGGCGCTACGGGCTGGAGACGATGTGCATCGGCGGCGGGCAGGGCCTGGCCGCCGTCTTCGAAAGGGTGGGAGTATGA
- a CDS encoding acyl-CoA dehydrogenase family protein encodes MTRLAQTLGLTEIQTEIISTVRQFVDREIIPNAQDLEHSDTYPQAIVDQMREMGLFGLMVPEEYGGLGESLLTYALCVEELARGWMSISGVINTHFIVAYMIRQHGTDEQKQRFLPRMATGETRGAFSMSEPELGSDVAAIRTRARDNGDGTYTIDGQKMWLTNGGSSTLVATLVRTDEGADKPHRNLTAFLIEKPTGFGEVAPGLTIPGKIDKLGYKGIDTTELIFDGYVTGAENVLGAKPGQGFFQMMDGVEVGRVNVAARACGVGVRAFELAARYAQQRSTFGKPIAEHQAIAFQLAEMATKVEAAHLMMVNAARLKDSGERNDVAAGMAKYLASEFCSEVTQQSFRIHGGYGYSKEYEIERLMRDAPFLLIGEGTSEIQKNIISKRLLADYRI; translated from the coding sequence ATGACCCGACTGGCGCAGACTCTCGGCCTGACCGAGATCCAGACCGAGATCATCTCCACGGTCCGGCAATTCGTCGACAGGGAGATCATCCCCAACGCCCAGGACCTCGAGCACTCCGACACCTACCCGCAGGCCATCGTCGACCAGATGCGTGAGATGGGTCTGTTCGGCCTGATGGTGCCCGAGGAGTACGGCGGGCTCGGCGAGTCGCTGCTCACCTACGCCCTGTGTGTCGAAGAACTGGCCCGCGGCTGGATGAGCATCTCCGGTGTCATCAACACCCACTTCATCGTCGCCTACATGATCCGCCAGCATGGCACCGACGAACAGAAGCAACGCTTCCTGCCCAGGATGGCCACCGGCGAGACCCGCGGCGCGTTCTCGATGTCGGAACCCGAACTCGGTTCCGACGTCGCCGCGATCCGCACCCGGGCCCGCGACAACGGCGACGGCACCTACACCATCGACGGCCAGAAGATGTGGCTGACCAACGGCGGCAGCTCGACGCTGGTCGCGACACTGGTGCGGACCGACGAAGGGGCCGACAAGCCGCACCGCAACCTGACCGCGTTCCTGATCGAAAAGCCCACCGGCTTCGGCGAAGTCGCGCCCGGGCTGACCATCCCGGGCAAGATCGACAAACTCGGCTACAAGGGCATCGACACCACCGAGCTGATCTTCGACGGTTACGTCACCGGCGCCGAGAACGTCCTGGGCGCCAAGCCGGGACAGGGTTTCTTCCAGATGATGGACGGTGTGGAGGTCGGTCGTGTGAACGTCGCCGCCCGCGCCTGCGGGGTGGGGGTGCGGGCCTTCGAGCTCGCCGCCCGCTATGCCCAGCAGCGCAGCACGTTCGGTAAACCGATCGCCGAGCATCAGGCCATCGCCTTCCAGCTCGCGGAGATGGCCACGAAAGTCGAAGCCGCACATCTGATGATGGTCAACGCGGCCCGGCTCAAGGATTCCGGAGAACGTAACGACGTCGCTGCCGGGATGGCGAAGTACCTGGCGAGCGAGTTCTGCTCAGAGGTCACCCAGCAGAGCTTCCGCATCCACGGCGGCTACGGGTACTCCAAGGAGTACGAGATCGAGCGGCTGATGCGCGACGCCCCCTTCCTGCTCATCGGCGAGGGCACCAGCGAAATCCAGAAGAACATCATCAGCAAGCGGCTGCTGGCCGACTACCGGATCTGA
- a CDS encoding GntR family transcriptional regulator — MSAPDFAPRPQLAEDVARFVRQRIFNGTYPAGEYIRLDQLAAELGISVTPVREALFELRGEGLLDQLPRRGFVVLPFTDRDITDVSNLQAYVGGLLAARAAANINDEQLQELNAIHAELTEAYAANAGDHAVRLNHEFHRAINVAADSPKLAQLMSQITRYAPESVFPTIEGWPDRSVADHHRIVAALQAHDEDGARAAMSDHLAAGATPLIEHLVKQGVARRVAGP, encoded by the coding sequence ATGAGTGCACCGGATTTCGCGCCGCGGCCACAGCTGGCCGAGGACGTCGCGCGCTTTGTACGACAGCGAATCTTCAACGGCACCTACCCGGCCGGGGAGTACATCCGGCTCGACCAACTCGCCGCCGAGCTCGGGATCAGTGTGACCCCGGTGCGCGAGGCCCTGTTCGAGCTGCGTGGCGAGGGGCTGCTGGACCAGTTGCCCCGGCGCGGTTTCGTAGTGCTGCCGTTCACCGACCGCGACATCACCGACGTGTCGAACCTGCAGGCCTACGTCGGTGGTCTGCTGGCTGCTCGGGCGGCGGCCAACATCAACGACGAACAGCTGCAGGAACTCAACGCCATCCACGCCGAGCTGACCGAGGCCTACGCGGCCAACGCCGGCGACCATGCGGTCCGGCTCAACCATGAGTTCCACCGCGCGATCAACGTGGCCGCGGACTCGCCGAAACTCGCCCAGCTGATGTCCCAGATCACCCGCTACGCACCGGAATCGGTGTTCCCCACCATCGAGGGCTGGCCGGACCGCTCGGTTGCCGACCACCACCGCATCGTGGCTGCGCTGCAGGCCCACGACGAGGACGGTGCGCGCGCCGCGATGTCCGATCACCTGGCGGCAGGGGCGACGCCGCTGATCGAGCACCTGGTGAAGCAGGGTGTGGCCCGGCGCGTCGCCGGCCCCTGA
- a CDS encoding maleylpyruvate isomerase family mycothiol-dependent enzyme has product MTTTGELIEIYRVAGEHALALVAAVPPDRWQAPALGSWTVRTLVGHLGRSFTTVTDYLAKPATDRDVHTIADYYIIALQQTNPSAIDARAEQAARALGDDPLSALRAFRDAALTTLGGAGDPLISTIAGGMLLSDYLPTRIFELAVHSLDLARAIGAPQTLPDEVCSSATELAAAIAVRRGHGELVLSALTGRTPLGPGFSVV; this is encoded by the coding sequence ATGACCACCACCGGAGAACTGATCGAGATTTACCGCGTCGCCGGTGAGCATGCGCTGGCACTGGTTGCCGCGGTGCCGCCCGACCGCTGGCAGGCTCCCGCGCTCGGGTCGTGGACGGTGCGGACGCTGGTCGGCCATCTCGGCCGCTCGTTCACCACCGTCACCGACTATCTGGCGAAGCCGGCCACCGATCGCGACGTGCACACCATCGCCGACTACTACATCATCGCCCTGCAGCAGACCAACCCGTCGGCCATCGACGCCCGCGCCGAGCAGGCCGCCCGCGCGCTCGGCGACGATCCACTGAGCGCGCTGCGGGCCTTCCGGGACGCGGCCCTTACCACGCTGGGCGGCGCGGGCGATCCGCTGATCTCCACCATCGCCGGCGGGATGCTTCTGTCGGACTATCTGCCGACCCGGATCTTCGAGTTGGCGGTGCACAGCCTGGACCTGGCCCGGGCGATCGGCGCGCCGCAGACCCTGCCGGATGAGGTGTGCAGCAGTGCAACGGAATTGGCCGCGGCGATCGCCGTCCGCCGGGGCCACGGTGAGCTGGTGCTGTCGGCGCTTACCGGGCGTACCCCGCTCGGGCCGGGATTCTCGGTGGTGTGA